Within the Novosphingobium sp. SL115 genome, the region GCTGCACACGCTGGTTCAAATGGTCGACAACGGCCTTGGCCTAACCATGCTGCCACAAATGGCCATCGACGCGGGTATCCTGCACGATACCAACATCGTCGCCCGCCCGTTGAAAGCCGACCACGCCTGGCGCGACATCGCCCTGATCTGGCGCCGTAACAGCCCCCGCGCCGAAGAATTCAGGATGCTGGCTGGCGAACTGCGGGTGGGGTAAAATTCAATCCATGTGCTTCAGGCCGACCCGCAGGTAATCCCACCCGGTCACCACCGTCAGCACCGCCGCCGCCCACAGCGTCGTCAAGCCCACAGTATGCGGCACGTTTACCGTGATCGCGCCAAGATCGGCCACCCATTCGGGCAGAGCCTGCCCCAGAATCAGCGCCCCCAACGAGATCATCTGGAAAGTCGTCTTCCACTTGGCAAGGCGACTCACCGGCACCGAAACCCGCAAACCGCCCAGAAATTCACGCAGGCCCGACACCGCAATTTCGCGCACCAGAATCACCAGCCCGGCAATCACATGCATGTCGCCCACATAAGGGCCGGTCAGAATCCCCTGCGCGGTCAGCACCAGAATCACCGCCGCCACCATGATCTTGTCGGCAATCGGGTCCAGAAAAACGCCCAGTTTGCTGACTGCGCCTTGCGCGCGGGCCAGATAGCCGTCGAAATAATCGGTGATGCCCATCAGGCAATAGACCGCAAATGCCAGCCCATACCCGAACCGCCAGGTCGGCCACCATAGCAACGCGGCCAGCAGTGGCACGGTGACAATCCTGGAAAGCGTGAGCAGGTTGGGCAAGGTCAGCATGGTGCCAGCCATAACCGGCATTTGCGACAAACGGAATCGCAACATTCACCGCCTAT harbors:
- the pgsA gene encoding CDP-diacylglycerol--glycerol-3-phosphate 3-phosphatidyltransferase; translated protein: MLTLPNLLTLSRIVTVPLLAALLWWPTWRFGYGLAFAVYCLMGITDYFDGYLARAQGAVSKLGVFLDPIADKIMVAAVILVLTAQGILTGPYVGDMHVIAGLVILVREIAVSGLREFLGGLRVSVPVSRLAKWKTTFQMISLGALILGQALPEWVADLGAITVNVPHTVGLTTLWAAAVLTVVTGWDYLRVGLKHMD